TCCAATTGGCTGGTTACAAAAGCTTCATTAATTAACTTCACTGaacatttttttagaaaaataatactaaaatgtCTCATTTACTTAGCCAATAAGATAAAGAATCGTGTAGATTTTCGACCTTTCCACTCTAACATATAAGCATGAAAATTGCAACTAATTGAATGTCAACAAAATTTTCATACATGTGATTCTAGTCATTAATTCTTTCCATTTGTATATAACTTTAAATGTAAAATCTGCTAATATCATTGGATaaaaaaacttttcttttcaaaaaagaaaaatgactaTTACCCCTtccaatttaagaaaaaaaaatccacactaatcaataaatatttttaaactaaatttgtttaaaataaaccTTACATTAAACTAAATCGAGAGAGAAATTAAAACtgacattttaattaaattagagaTAAGattaatataagttaaaattaatcaaGATTCATGTATATTTAgactatatataaaatatattttattttatatttaagaacGAAAAAAGTATcccttaattaaaattaactccGGTtcaaaaatttagttttaatttttcataaataaattattagtgaAGTTTCAAAGAAATATCCCAGAAAGTGCTCATTCATCCATACATCACGAGGAGGAATACATTAATGTAAGTTTTCTACAAAATTACTCATAGAactttacattatattttaaataaaaaataagtaccTTTCTTGTAgtttaaattgtattaaattataattcctaaagtttttttaaccattttattatattataataattctaCTCATTTTGAATCCTTTAGAatttcaactttatttaaaCAGTTGAGGTTAGATTTTTATTCAAACAGttcatgatttaaaataaataggaaTTTAAAGGATTCAATAGAACGTAAGATCCGCTAgagtttgaagagaaaaatgagtacttttattttgaatcaatttaatatgtagaataaattataacaatcttctctgtgattttttttttttaattatcataataacaaattttaagtGTAGTATtctaaaactttaaaacaaggGACgtgtaatgaaaaaaaaatattttaatgttttaaaacaaataagttataaaaaacCAAGTCTCAGTGtataatttaagtaaaatttactgtaatgtttttttagtaagttttgaaatataaaatattgaatataaatttctttaaaaaaacaaaaaaagaactTGTGGAAATTTAGTTCAAtggtatatttaatttaatcttattttgtcACAactatagtttttaaaaatacaagaaatattatatatgcaATCAAACTAGAGTGAATCGATTACTCTTATCGTAGAGTTGAGTTAGATGAAAgcaatttataatgtaagattcCATCTTGAATTACTTTTGAAGctacttatatatttattttagggTATAAGTTTTCAGTGGAGAGATCCAATACAATGGTCCACTTAGTAAGATGCCACTTCAAAAATATATGTCATTACTACACATGTTTCATACTGTTTATTGCCTAATTCTATATAGTTAGGGACATCCACCACATAACCTTATTATAAAAGTGACACTAGGCAAAGAATTGCTATTACAATctaaattttctataatatatatatatatatatatatatatatatatatatatatatataaaaggaagaaaaaaataggtttaaataGAAAGGTAATCTTTCATGTTTTGTTCACGAAAATATTAGAAAGATTAAGAAATCTACAAGTTGATACCACAAATTCTATTTTCAAAAACCATATttagactatatatatatatatatatatatatatatatatatatatatatatatatatatatatatatatatatatatatatatatcaattatattaaGTGTCCTTAAACTATTAGAAAATCCTAATTGGTGAGACTACTTTTATCATTTCTATTAGAAAATTGTACATAAGATTTTCATCTCATAAAACTCTTTTAAAGTCTTAAAGAGTTATAAATTCGGACAATTATTTATCTCTTGATATATCCTTAAGATagaaaagattttattttttcggATGGTTCTGAATTAGACCTATGAAATTTTATCTattctaattcttttttaaataaatacatatatttatttatttattgagttataaaattgtagtttttttttaattagtttgtcTATTGTATTAAcattttcttctctaaaaaTGTATGACTTGAAAATCTTGTGGATATGATAATGTTCCGtgcatttaattaatttgtatcATAAATTTAGGAATcatattatgtatttaaaaaacatCTAGAGTCACACTCAGGCAAACCTCTAAGTCACACTCAAACTAAAGATTTTCTCACCTTAtttgaaaattgtattttaaccACAAACATAACAACGTAAATCTATGCAATAAAAGCAAGAACAATAATAAAGaccacaaataaaaattattaaacttagTCAAAAGCCTAcgtaaataaatacaaactgACATTAATAAGAAATTAGTGTCTAACTTATGTCACATAAACAAGGGATATTAAAAGTATGAAAGTTAAGTTAGTATTATCGAATTTTAGAGATAGATGTTAATAGAATTGATTTAACATATACTAAATGTAACTGTAATTcattactaattttaaattatcttttatttaaatatgatcaagtcaacaataatttaatttaattttaatttttttataataaataaaaatatttttataataatttaatttacgtCCGTTTGACCGACACTAATAACAGTAATTTAAAACAAAGTTGTTATTGCAATGTCttcttcaacaaaataaaatacaaataaaaatatgaaaagaaattgTATAAATGAAGAAAAGACATGCTTGCATACATTCACATCTATAATGTTAATGTGTTTTTTTAGTCTTATAGTTATATAATTGTTGACATGAGAATATCTAAATGGTGGAGAGAGATGATGGGATACCacttcaaaagaaacaaaaggaGTTGATGGTTTGAGCTGAGAGACATCCCCACAAAGGGAGCTGTCAGtcgaaattaaatataatttaaatatattagtttcaagatattttttaaagataaaattgtaaaatccatttcaaattttaaaataaaaaatatctctaATATGATAATTAACCTTAAAGAGATTATCTATATAGATTaagtcaaaataatttttttattttttaatggtCTCGGTCGAGATAAAATAGATGACATACATATATAGTATTTTTCACAACAGTGTAGAAGAAAGTTTGATGatactaaaaaaaatctttaaataataatcaattttagttATTGTGACTAATTATATTTGTCTCCTGATTGATGTTTAaagattttcttataatttgatTGGTTGAATTTGTTtagactaaaaataaattattctaaaaatataaactatttaatcTTACGGGttacaaaatgtattttttattaaatagttcttttatcataatttttactTTCCCATCCATTTATATCTAAAATGAGCTCAAAGTTACTTAAAAAAAGGTAGCTTTTAGTTTATGTTTAGCTTTTGCTTAGTTCAAAAAATTGTAAAGAATTTATaatgatttcttttattgaaataagtaataattttttaaataggtTACGAAATacattttaagtctaactcaatgttataaaattaatttgtattgtgAAATTTgcattcaattatatattataatttgattttatttttattgatattaagtGGAACACctcaacaaataagaaactttgTCATGATATACATTAATCAATTactctgatatcatattaaaaaataaattttaagtctaactcaatttcataaaattatattattaattgaggtttttatttatttattgttataaatttattttatctctacTCGATATGaggtttagaaaaaaaaatacaaataaaatttttatatttaaaatttaaagtctaattcattttatatatatatatatatatatatatatatatatatatatatatatatatatatatatatattaatgtttgaTAGTAAAGAGTGATGTTCACACCCAACAAATATCCATTAGTAAATTCACTGAAGCCATAGCAATAAACAAGACCGGTGATAAAATGTTATAATGAAATTCACTTCAATCTCCTTAAATAAAATCTcgaatttaatagttttatagattaaaaatttacttaagaagaaaaattcgTTTAAAAATGCTGAATTaccttatgaaaaaaaatataagagaattaataaatactttgtatcaacaatataattattaaaaacgaCTATCCATTATTTTGTCCAATCTAAATTGCTTAAGAATATAtgaatttcatatataatacaTTTTGTGTAGTTTTGAATTAATTCAAAAGGATAGTATCATTTacacaaatatttaaagtttgtgTAATTAAGTTTTTAGCATCTCGTAAATATAAGTcagtatttttaattgaatttttattaaaagtttttgttttattaaatatataaaaattttaaatatttttaattgggtTTCtattgttatttgattttagCATTTTACCAATAATTAAGTTACGCTTAATATTGAAAAATCAAACATctcatatttaagttttatagattaaaaatgcagttaagaaaaaaaaaaatcgcttaaaaatattcaattacatttttgaaaaagaaaggcTTTTAGTTTCGTAAacttaagtatttttaattaagttattgttggaaaaaaaatatttgattaaatatctaaaatttgtatatattttttaattgaatatttattgtttaattttgttgtcACTTAAGATTATATGATTGTTCTGTGAGAGTCTGAAAATGTAAGGCTATTGGGTCCTGCAGCCTGACCCAAGAAGCTAAGGACACTAGGACCTTAGAAGAGGTCTCATTTTCCAGCTTTAAGTTCTTCATCCagttcctctttctctctctaagtttagcttcattttcttattcttgctctgacttctctctacttTTCCACCGCTTCTCAccgttgaaatttcaaataggtaGTGTGCTTTCGTTCACGGAGTTGAGAGCTTTCCCTTCATCCGATTAGATTTTCGTTTTGGACGGGTAAGTTATCTTTTTCTGTTTCCCCTTTTTCCtttgaacctagggcatgcaatTTTCTAGTTGCATGTAGTCAATGGTTTTCCTCTCTAGATTCTCTATCTATTCTAACTCTAAGAGATGTCTCTGTACCCAATTTGACGTTTTGTAGATCCTGTTGAACTTGCTTCTGTGCAAGAGTACTGTTTTGGGGTTTCCTCTAAAGAGTGTTGTGCTTGTAACcactaaggtaaggggagctaattatttttgtatgaatttattttataaaaatatatgcatatgaatgttgaactggtgtgctcttgtgaaactgttttatgacttttattgtattgggtgttataactgaaactgtgaaattgtgcatgttgtgatgtgatgaatttaatctgttttgaatgagtttttttggctgaaattgatcttgttggaaggtctggagtaaggttctgtaatagcatgtatatgggtattaaatagatgtacaggtactgtttgaggttgctgtaagaggaagtgaaaatattaaaattaggcatttcagatttagagcataagagaacatggtagataatttaaataaattaattgttaattgttgagagcctttctttgttggtaggatagaggaaccttaaaaacctgagttggcacatccctgatcatagaggtggcctggtccagtcagttgtgactagtcatatgtgccggcatcgaaggtgagtttgatgcgttcagacatctgagtcctctccggtgaccaattggggtaaagaaagatctctactaggatgaaaataaaataaaacaagttgattgtagatgcataaagttatcatgtgttaatttctagtaaattataattttaggaaaTCAGTCACTGTGTGTTTGAAATTTAAAGTAAGGatccatatataaataaataaatatatatatatatatatatatatatatatatatatatttaatataatataaaaatatatatttataacgttaagtatcatatatatatatatatatatatatatatatatatatatatatatatatatatatatatatatatatatatatatatatatatatatatatatatatatatatatatatatatatataataaagtaaggatagttgtttcttatattgaaacgtgactgttaatcaataattatattacttgtaggtatgtataaattgatgcattttaTGAGCTGTTATGGGTTAGTTGGAGCTGTTTGGTTCTTGGTATTGATTAACTTAGATTCAATTGtggagatgttatttttataatttgtgagtggtgagtaatgtatattgttgagattgtgtatatgttgattgtggcagaaagtatatgattacaaagtgatgaaagtatgatccaagttgtaaatcaagttccatctgtgtaggatctcttggtgagatccttagtgttttagaatgaaagtaggagctcagtcttgggggtcattCTGAAACTCCAATAGCTAATCATACTCAAGTAGAGGGATtaatccatgtggtgaggagtagcaagaGGTCTTACTTAGTCTTGGGGccttccagtatgcctcaaggcccgaaacaggctaacctcgtgagtgtggcagggtggggaacccaagtttcataagtcaCCACGAGTGCaggacccgccatagctcgactatcattctaagtccggacgagtcaagtctagttTATGACATGTTCCTTTGTATGGTTTAACTTGCTTGGattaaagtatttatttgatGAATTGTTTACTTTAATATAGTATGCTTTCTTGtgaaactagcttacccttgcttgtgtgttcgtgctttgtttgggtatgtttcctgttgcaatgatcatcctaaattggatgtgagcagatgaaAAAGAGGTGTCTGTGGAGCAAGCATTGGAAGAAGGTGATGATGCAGCTTAGTATGTCTAGGATCTTGATTAGTAGTATTATTCTGATGATAATTCACAGTGGTCCTTTATGTTTAAGAGATCAActctgattttattttgaatgacTGTAACCAATATAGTCTGTTATATGTCTCTAACCGCTTTCCAATATTATAACCgaatgacgtctttattatatatgcatgtcgTATATTATGGGGATGTCACATGTTCACTTTTTGTAAtcacatgaaaaagaaaattgatctAATTAAGTtctaaatttttcataaatttaaataatttcatttaatttctactaaaaaaattattttactaagtatttaaaatatttatatttttaattggttttttctttttatcaattaGGATAATGTGACTGTTTGATTTCGTAGTACCTAATGTAACAACATGAAGGTGAATGacaaagaaaagtaaaattttaaatcccTAATTATctttatgaaaaatgttatttctttattttataaagtaagtactagtaaaaaaaaacaaatgaaccaTGTGGAGACACAAAATTGATGTCTTTTGGTAAAAATAATTagagttgaaaaactattttttattatccaagTTCATAGTGTTTTATCTGAGATTGAAGAATCAAATCATCACgtaattcattaataatatagactcaattaacaatataaatatcctaaatatttaataaaataaacttttaataaaaactcaattaaaaatattcaaatttataaaatacttaaaactcaattaaattaattttaatttttgttgtgaaGACACGTACAATAACTATACAAAAGTAGCAATCATGTTAGTCTAGTTGTCGTTCTAATCAAACTGCAGGAACGTAATtcaaaaatgaataaaacaaaatcgTTTAATAGAAATTCAACTGAAAATTTTTAAACGAAGAAATTTAAagcttaattaaataatttttttattcttcatgtGAAAACATTTCCTGAAGATAAAATCAACCACTAGaaactcaattgaaaaatatacaaatcttaaatatttaatatattactagttttttttatataaatctgattaaaaatatctaagatgaagttaaaatttaataaaccaTAAAGTTAGTTTACACACAAAACTAATGGtaacatcaaaatatatatatatatatatatatatatatatatatatatatatatatatatatatatatatattcatttaaatgcCCATAAAATAGGTTTACTTATGATAGGTGGTTGAACAAGTGAAGTTTTCTTTTTGTGATAAAGCTAATTAGTGTGATTTCCAAGTCAGAATATgaatttattgtaaataattcaAACTGATATAACTTAAAGTATAGTTagtttactttttgttttaatgttgttGCTGTATTATACCTTTATATAAGGTCTATATtcatttgaatgaaaatttacCTCAGTTCTCATATCACGTGGTGCACTTACTTTCTTCTAACTCTCTCTGCATAATTCGTTCACTGTTGCATCCACACACACCACTATACGTTAACAGTGGTATCCGGAGCAACAGGTTGCGAAATCCGGTGGAGTCTTAACGTTCAAAGTCGACTAAAGAAGAGTTTCGTGGAGAAGTGATGGCATGATGATTTAAAGCAACTTACCAGTGTTCGATGGTAAGAACTATGATGATTGGTGTGTGAAGATGGATGGCATCTTGGGTTTCCAAGAAGTCGATGAAGTTGTCaaaaaaggttttcaaaaaCCTTCAAGGGGGATTCGGAAGAAGTGAAAAAAGCctataaagaaaacaagaaactgGACTGCAAGGCACGTATATTGTTGCACCAGTGCGTCTCTGCGGCGATCTTTCAGAAGGTATTGAAAGCAGTCTCGGCCAAGGAAGTCTGGGACATACTGCAAGAGGGATATGGAAATTTTGGAAAAGTTAAGAAGGTCATATTACAATCCCTGCAAAGGCAATATGAGCTCTTGAGTATGAGAGAGCAAGAAACGATTGAAGAATACGTTGGAAGGATTCAGATCGTGGTAAATGCAATGCGGGCTTGTGACAAgattgttaaagaaaagaagattgtCGAGAAAATTTTAAGAACATTGACACCCCAGTATGACTACATCGTTGTGGCTGTAGAAGAAAGCAAAGACCTAGAAACGATGAGAGTGGAAGAACTACATAACTCTCTTGCAGCGCATGAGCAGCGTTTGATTGAGAGAAAGACTGCAGAGAAGAGTGCTACACAGAGCACAAACCAAGCGCTGCAAGCCAGAAATGTTCAAAGTTTCAGGAGCTGAGGAGCTGGAAGAGGCAGAGGACAGACATGCGGTGGCCGAACGAGTGGTAGAAATGTAAACTTCTCTTTTGAACACACGGAGGTTAACGACTGTGAACAAAAAGAGCGAAACAAAAGAGGTGGAAGACAGTCGAGAGGCAGAGGCAGAAAGAATTTCAACAAGAAAAATGTTCAATGTTACACGTGCAACAAGTTTGGGCATTACGCTGCGGAATGATGGCACAACGAAGCGGCGAATAACACCAAGAATGATGAGGCAGCGAATCTTGTTCAAGACGCATGTGATTCAGAGTCTGACCATGTTATTTTGATGTGCACAACCGAACGGTTGTCACCTTTTGACCGATCAGATGTAAATGATGGAGAAATCAAACGGTCTTCTGGTAAAGTTGGTGAAGAAACCGAACGATCTTCAGATGCTATGGATTGTGAAGAAACTGAAAGGTTTCTTTCTTCAAACTGAACGGTTTCTAGTGAAAAGGTGTTCTTAATCCAAGCGGGTGTCGATAAAGAAACCGGACAACTATTATGTTTTGACCGAACGGGTATTAACGAAGAAACCGAACGGGCGCTACTGTCAAGCGAAAGAGGGAACCCTATGTTGGACAAGCGCGAAGAGTTAGCAGACCACGTGTCGCTTGCCAATGAAACGAGCCATACAGAAGATGAGTCATCTTGGTATTTGGACACGTGGTGTTCCAATCATATGACAGGTAAAAGAGACTGGATACTGGACTTAGATACAAGTATGAAGAGTACCGTTCAGTTCGCAAATAACAGCGTCATCCGGGTTGAAGGCTCAGGCAAGGTGCTGATTACGCGCAAAGATGGAAGAACCACATACATGCACAATGTTCTATATGTTCCGACGATGAAAAGCAATTTACTAAGTCTTGGACAGCTCCTGGAGAAAGGTTACACAATGAAGATGCAGCAAAGTCACATCGAAGTATTTGATGAAAGGCAGCAGCTGGTGCTCGAAGCCCCTCTTGCTCGGAACCGAACCTTTAAGGTGAATCTAAACGCCACTGTTGTTCAATGTCTACCCGTGACAGATACTGGAGAAGATGGGTGGTTATGACATTATCGCTATGAACATTTGAACTTCAGAAGTCTAGGTCAGTTGAGAGATAAAGACTTGGTGAAAGTTGTTCCTATAATTGTTGCACCACGCAAGATCTGTGAAGGTTGTGCCATTGGAAAGCAAACCAGAAAAGAATTCAAGAAAGCCATGATCAAAAGAGCCAAGCAGCCTTTAGAAGTGGTTTATTCTGACGTCTGTGGACCCCTTGATGTTCAAACACTTGGAGGTAACAAATGCTTCATACTTTTTGTAGATGAATACACTAGAAAAATGAGGATTTACTTgc
This window of the Vigna angularis cultivar LongXiaoDou No.4 chromosome 7, ASM1680809v1, whole genome shotgun sequence genome carries:
- the LOC108337009 gene encoding uncharacterized protein LOC108337009, translated to MASWVSKKSMKLSKKCVSAAIFQKVLKAVSAKEVWDILQEGYGNFGKVKKVILQSLQRQYELLSMREQETIEEYVGRIQIVVNAMRACDKIVKEKKIVEKILRTLTPQYDYIVVAVEESKDLETMRVEELHNSLAAHEQRLIERKTAEKSATQSTNQALQARNVQSFRS